From the genome of Hippocampus zosterae strain Florida chromosome 8, ASM2543408v3, whole genome shotgun sequence:
gagcctatcccagctgtcaccgggcagtaggcgggggacaccctgaatcggttgccagccaatcacagggcacacagagacgaacaaccatccacgctcacacctagggataatttagagtgttcaatcatttttttggaatgtgggaggaaactggagcacccggagaaaacccacgcaggcccggcgagaatatgcaaacaccacacatggAAGGTCTAAGCCAGAATtccaccctgcacctctgcactctgaggcggacgtgctaaccagttagcATCGGGCcgctatattttttttatttagatatcttccgagccgcttgatcctcactagggtcgcggggggtgctggagcctatcccagctgtcttcgggcagtaggcgggggacaccctgaatcggttgccagccaatcgcagggcacacagagacgaacaaccatccacgctcacactcacacctagggacaatttagagtgttcaatcagcctgccacgcatgtttttggaatgtgggaggaaaccggagcacccggagaaaagccacgcaggcccggggagaacatgcaaactccacacagggaggccggagctggaatcgaacccggtacctctgcactgtgaagccaacgtgcgaaccactggactaccgggccgcctaaacaacattcaaaactgttttttttttggggggggggttaatgttGTGATAAATGAAGCCCTTCGGCAATCTACTTTTTAGTATTTTCTAATCGTTTCCCATTCCAAATAAAAGTTGTGAAATCCTTTCTCCCAGGCTCTGTCATTCAGCTCCGGTGAAAGCGTCCACGCGGACTTCCAAACTCTCAACGCGGACATCAATTCACCCTCCGCGTCGTACGTCCTGAAGCTGGCCAATCGCCTTTATGGAGAAACGACTTCCCGCTTCCTATCTGTGAGTTTTCaggcggcggcgggcggcggcggccgacgCGTTTGCGTAAGTGACTCACTCAATTTGTGAGCGCTTCTTTTGTCTGCAGCAATTCCTCGATGCCACGCAGAAGTACTACAAAGCCGATCTGAAGACCGTCGATTTCATCGCGGCTCCGGAGGCTTCCAGGGCGGAGATTAACAGCTGGGTGGAGCAGCAGACGGAGAGTAAGACCCCGGCGAGGTTGCGTACGGTatatagtcattcattcattcattcattcatcttccgagccgcttgatcctcattagggtcgcggggggtgctggagcccatcccagccgtttcgggcagtagacgggggacaccctgaatcggttgccagccaatcgcagagcacacagaaacgaacaaccattcacactcacacctcgggacaatttagagcgtccaatcagcctgccacgcatgtttttggaatgtgggaggaaaccggagcacccggagaaaacccactcaggcacgggggggagaacatgcaaactccacacagggaggccggagctggaatcgaacccggtacctctgcactgtgaagccaacgtgctaaccgctggactaccgggccgccccggtatATAGTCGTGAATGCAAAATGCCGAGGTTGCGTGCGTTTTGTGCGTTTTGCTCTCAGATAAGATTCAAGATCTTCTGAAGCCGGGAACGGTCAGCACCATGACGCGATTGGCTCTGGTCAATGCCATCTACTTCAAAGGCAACTGGAAGCACCGCTTCGATCCGGCCGACACCAAAGAGATGCCGTTCAAAGTCGCCCAGGTGAAAATGAAAGAACGCAAGAGCCTTTAGTCTAAAAAGTGTTCCGAGAACGTGGGAGGAAGTTGCTAAAACGAGGCGGCTTCACGTCAAGTTCTCCGTATTTGACCATTTTGTCAGAATGTGACGACGTCGGTGAATATGATGTATCTGATGAAGAAAATGCCTTACAACTACATTCCCGAGCTGGGTCTGCAAATCCTGGAGCTGCCGTACCTGGACGATGAGCTCAGCATGCTCATCCTGCTTCCGGAGGAGACGAGCGATGGCACTGACCCACTGCTGAAGGTACCCAACCCAAATTCCGTCCAATTGATGTGATTTGACATTTATGCAATCGACACCGAGTGGCAGCTCCACCGATACAGTTTTGAGGCTTGCCTACGTTTTTAACACTTCTGATTTTCTTgtagctggaggaggagctgacACACGCGAAGCTCGATGAGTGGACCAGCAGAGACAACATGGACATCCACTCCGAAATCGTTGTTCATCTGCCAAAGTTCAAACTGGAAGAGGAGTACGAGCTGAATGAGCCTCTCGCTAAACTGGGCATGACAGATGTGTTTTGTGCCGCAAAGGCCG
Proteins encoded in this window:
- the LOC127605811 gene encoding leukocyte elastase inhibitor-like encodes the protein MAALSISNTTFALELLRTLSQANPTGNIFVSPLSISSALAMVYLGAKGDTATQMAKALSFSSGESVHADFQTLNADINSPSASYVLKLANRLYGETTSRFLSQFLDATQKYYKADLKTVDFIAAPEASRAEINSWVEQQTENKIQDLLKPGTVSTMTRLALVNAIYFKGNWKHRFDPADTKEMPFKVAQNVTTSVNMMYLMKKMPYNYIPELGLQILELPYLDDELSMLILLPEETSDGTDPLLKLEEELTHAKLDEWTSRDNMDIHSEIVVHLPKFKLEEEYELNEPLAKLGMTDVFCAAKADLSGMNGEGGLFLSTVAHKAFVEVNEEGTEAAAATAGIAAFCMLREEHFTADHPFLFYIRHNKSNSILFLGRFSSPQ